A window of the bacterium genome harbors these coding sequences:
- the lysS gene encoding lysine--tRNA ligase, with the protein MSEQPHSEREIRLAKLEEIREKGINPYPPRVKHQMDIARLREKFDQLSENDEKVSVCGRLMAKRLHGKSSFAHIQDGTAKIQIYARYDILGDENYKFFKKYIDVGDFVEVSGSLFVTKTGEKTILVDELRLIAKALRPLPEKWHGLADEDKKIRFRYLDMVMDPSVKERFERRATIIKSIREFLDSKGFVEVETPMLQPIYGGASARPFETYLNALDMKLYLRIATELYLKRLLVGGMDKIYEIGKNFRNEGIDRMHNPEFTAIEVYQAYSDYEGMMKLTEEMVKFVTKTALESEKVVYQGVETDISKPFDVVSFWDIIAQRTGRNFRSATREEIAEYLRSEGIEFNENAPRYTLVDEVFKEKVEKTLIQPTFVIDYPVELSPLAKRKEDDQDLVERFELFWYGMEIANAFTELNDPIDQRKRFEQQMLFRAKGDLEAQVLDEDFLTALEYGMPPAGGMGMGIDRLVMVLTDSYSIRDVIIFPLVRPKKEN; encoded by the coding sequence ATGAGCGAGCAACCGCACAGTGAGCGAGAAATAAGGCTTGCAAAACTTGAGGAAATAAGGGAAAAGGGTATAAATCCGTATCCACCGCGGGTTAAACACCAGATGGACATAGCCAGACTTCGCGAAAAATTCGACCAGCTATCCGAGAACGACGAAAAAGTCTCGGTCTGCGGAAGACTAATGGCAAAAAGGTTGCATGGTAAAAGTTCATTCGCCCACATACAGGATGGAACAGCAAAAATCCAGATATACGCACGATACGACATCCTTGGGGACGAGAACTATAAATTTTTCAAAAAATACATAGATGTGGGGGACTTCGTCGAGGTTTCAGGTTCGCTTTTTGTCACCAAAACGGGCGAGAAAACCATCCTCGTCGACGAACTAAGGCTTATAGCGAAGGCATTAAGACCACTCCCCGAAAAATGGCACGGACTGGCTGATGAGGACAAGAAAATCCGCTTTAGATACCTCGATATGGTTATGGACCCCTCCGTCAAAGAGCGATTCGAGCGTCGCGCAACGATAATAAAATCAATACGAGAATTCCTCGACTCGAAGGGATTTGTGGAGGTGGAAACGCCGATGCTTCAACCGATATATGGGGGTGCTTCCGCAAGACCATTCGAAACATATCTTAACGCGCTCGATATGAAACTTTACCTTCGAATAGCAACCGAGCTTTACCTTAAAAGGCTCCTCGTTGGGGGCATGGACAAAATCTACGAGATAGGCAAAAACTTCCGCAACGAGGGTATAGATAGAATGCACAATCCCGAGTTCACGGCTATAGAGGTATATCAGGCATACAGCGACTATGAGGGCATGATGAAATTAACCGAGGAAATGGTAAAATTTGTCACAAAAACCGCATTGGAGAGCGAGAAGGTGGTTTATCAGGGGGTGGAGACGGATATTTCAAAGCCTTTTGATGTAGTTAGCTTCTGGGACATTATAGCCCAGCGCACGGGCAGAAATTTCCGCAGTGCAACCCGCGAGGAGATAGCGGAGTATCTTCGCTCCGAGGGAATAGAATTTAACGAAAACGCACCAAGATACACGCTTGTGGATGAAGTATTTAAGGAAAAAGTAGAGAAAACTCTGATACAGCCGACATTCGTCATCGATTATCCCGTAGAACTTTCCCCTCTTGCGAAGCGTAAGGAGGACGACCAAGATCTGGTGGAACGATTCGAACTATTCTGGTATGGAATGGAGATAGCCAACGCGTTCACAGAGCTCAACGACCCTATAGACCAGCGCAAGCGTTTCGAGCAACAAATGTTATTCCGCGCAAAAGGCGACCTTGAGGCACAGGTGCTCGACGAGGACTTCCTAACGGCGCTTGAATATGGAATGCCCCCCGCTGGCGGAATGGGGATGGGAATAGATAGACTCGTTATGGTGCTCACGGACTCCTATTCAATACGGGATGTAATAATTTTCCCTCTGGTGCGACCAAAAAAAGAGAATTAA